GTTGCATGGGTGGTCATGATGGGGACGTAGGCGGTCGACGATGCACATTGGTGAGGTGTGGATACTTTGCACGCCTCGCACTCGTCTAGCGTCACGACGTCGAGGGGATGCTTGGCAGGGAGCAACGGCGGAGTGTATGCCAAGCTTGCATCGTGTACCACCACCGGTGCCGCAGACATGATGAAAGAGTCACACCGACATGGATTCGGCTGGGTCTGGCGGGAAACCCACCGGTGTGAGATCAAGTGTGCTTGCGGGGAGAGCGCGGTGTTGGACCAAGCGAcgacacattcacgattggcgcATGTGATGGGGCcaacacaatcacgaatcacgaaccacgaataTCACAGTGTCAGGCCGCCGGAAGGAGGTCTGGCCAGGCGTGGCTAACGTCTCAGCTTATGCCAACACCGTGACTCTGGAAGACAGTTTCAGAGTGGTGGGGGTGTGCGCAAGATAGCATcacgagctgcgcgatAGCGTATCGCAGCTGCATTCACGGCCCGACCATGGACAAGCGCTCGCATTGTTAGCGAGTGCTAACGTGTACTCACACTCTTAGTGAATTGGCGCGGCATTTCTCCATCCATCCCAAGCATCCACCTCGTGACCCGATCATGCGGCAAACCTGCATGCAGCTGCGTGCCCGCATATACAGTAccgtattcacgattgtgctGTCCTCTGCGGCTTTGTAGTGTaagtgattcgtgaatgcgaatcacgaataggtTCCGTGTGGGCGCAGTGTCAATGCAGTCTAAGACTCACAGCCGAGCTCACCTGGCGAATCGCTCAAAACACAGCCGCACGCTCACGCTtgtcgctcgtcgctgacaAGGTACACGTCAAGAAAAGCTGGAAAACCATACACGTCCACGCGACACTCACAGTTCGTGACTCACACTAACGCTCCCTTTGCCTATTCCCTTTCCACTATATCACAGCTCACACCACGATCCAGTTCAACCTGGGCCTTGGCTCAAATGACAGCAGACGTGGAATCTCAGCTCTTGGCTCGCAAGGATATAGCACCGACCGTCACTGTCTTTTCTGCCCTTTCCATGAGTGAATAAAGAGGCAGCGCGGACTCAATGAGAGATTCTTCTGCTGCCAAAGACGACATCATATTGACTTGGGTTTCACTTGCTGACGCCGCACGCGTCTCCATTTGGCGCTGAATGGTGTTTTGTACATCGTCGCATGGACGGTCGAGCCCCTACGAGCGGGTATGTATGAACATGTTGAATGGAGCAAGATTCGAGGTGAGAGCACCGAGCGATTAGCAGTCAACCTGTCACGCCCAGCACGAGGCAACGACAGACAAGGCTTGACTGATCGATGGATAGAGGATCATCTCCAGAGACTTGCGATATCACGAGTGGATCTAGGATCAGGTCTGTCTTGCCGAGCGACTGAGGCTTTACTCGGTATGGCGCGCCGAACATTCATGCTTGCACGACTGCGGTTGCGTTTCGGCGTGGTGCGTCGGTGGTGTCGAGGGCTGACGATGCAAAGAGCGCACCTGTATCGAGCCCGACACTTGCGAGTCCGCTCTGACTGTTGAAGAGCGTGTTCgggctgagcagcaagagcaccGACAAGGCCAGTACCAGTGCgtgaagcagcagcagaatcCACGCCACAATGCGTTCCTTGGCTCGCATCGCCGGTGTGCTTCGAGCCACAGAGAGCATGATCGTAGTGGCGATGATCCGGTCGCAAATAGCGCAAGCTGAGGGTGTGGGGATATGAGGATGATGATCAAAGAATCTAGCGCAGTTGTTGATGCGTAGATTGTATTCTCACTTGGCTGTGATGACGCTTTGATCGCCTCGTCACACCTTTGTACAAGTGTGTGGATCCGACATGGATCAATGCACGGACAAAGGAGTGCTTACGCTTTTGATGAGGTGTAGGTCTTCCTAACGCCCACCACCGCtcacaaccacgaatcgaaTTCGATACGTGATAGACGCGTCAGCAAACGTATAAAGCTTCGAGTTCGTGGTTCCCTTTGTTATGTGTACAGTCGTGCATGCGTCCAAAAACGCAACCTGACGGCGCCAACCGCCCAGAGAAGCGTCACTTGTTGTTCAACCGTCAAAGCATTTGAGAGAAGACCAGCATGCGAGAAAGTGGGGGCCAGCGCAGATGAAAGCGCAAAAGTAACGGCAGCATATGCAGCGAGTGTTATCTCTgagccactcgtgacttccTTTGTCTCGGTCTCTTGTTTTTCGATGGTCGCGCAAACCAGTCCCCTTTGTGTTCGAGAGGTCCAGTGAAATGCTTCTTCGGACACGAGCGACAAGAAGGATCATGAACATAAGTAGTCATTAGCAGGCGTGCCTTTCTCGCCTTGGCACCGGATCGCAACACCGTAGTCTTGTCTATACTTGATCTAGTCACAGGACACGATCATGAGTTCAGTAGCAAGCAACAAGACGATCCCAGCAACGACCACTGTCAGCTCGAATTCCACCGCTCCTCCGGCCGAAGCGAGCAACACGACGAATGCTACACAGACCTCTGCAGATGTCGGTGCTTCGGTCACTACCGCGTTGACAAACAGCACCGACGACTCGATGATGACGCTGCTTACACTAGGTCCGCTGACATCCTGCATCTCACTGCCCGATCTTTCGGTGAGCCCTATGCCGGTTAGTAGCCAATCAGGAGttgcacagcagcacgcgCTGCGCGCGTGGCTGGATGCGTTGCCGACGAAACGCTCGTGTTCGTCGTTAGCCTGGAAGCTTACTCCTGACTACTCGCGACATCTGGAGGCGGTCATGACGTTTCAGGGTGAGCTAGAACGGATCGTTCCTGCTGCAGCGAATGCGACGGGAACCACGACGATCGGCGGCACATCAGGCATTGCGTTGAACGCTTCTGCGCCAGCTCCAGCAGACCGGGTTGCAGCCAACAACGCGAgtttcttctcgagcagcgcgtCGGCTTCTGCGCTCTGGTCGCCACCTGCAACCAACGTCAATTCACTTGCTCAGACGCTTCCGCTCTGGATTGGAGTGACGCTGAGTTGTGTTGCTATGGTGCACTTGGTCGCACTGGTCTTGCACATTTTCTCGAATTTGGATGCGCTGTTTCGCGCTAGCTCAGCGTCCGCATTGGGCtcaagagcaacaagcgACTCGGTTCTGCCAGGACATGCTCGGTCAACGAACCAGAGCGCAGCAACGCTTGTAGAAGCATCAGCGGATGAAAAGACAAGCCAACTACCGCAGTACACTGAGCAGTGCGTTGCATCTGTCGATGGGTTGCGTGCGGGCGAGTGTCGTGCGCTGGTGCGCATCTCTCGCAAGGTGAACAGCGTGGTGGTTGGAATGCTGATGTTGGCTGCGTTGGCGATGGTcgcggtggcggtggtgtTGAATGCGAAATTTGCGGTTGGTCCTGTAGAGTTATCGGGTGGGTTGAATGGATCTGAGGTCAATGCGGGTGATGGTGCGACGACCGAGTCGACTAGCAGTGGCGTCAGCGATGCGAGCAGAACCACGTCCACGTCGAGCGTCACTGTGCCGATGTCTCATGTACTCAACCCAGCAAGCTTGTCTGTCGCCACAGCCACGGCAAGCATGAGGCTCGTTCGAAGGCAGACAAATTACTTGGCCACTCCACCGCCGTCTTCAGCTGCTGTTCCTGTTGCGACGTCATTGTCCATGCCAACATCGACGGTAGCTGCTTCCAGTCCAACAGAGACTTGGGAAGCTTCACCCAACGCGTCGCTGTTCCCGACATTCACTGCTACTAGGTCGACTACTACGGCTACCGGTGTGGCTACTGCTAGTGCCAGCGCTTGGACGATTTGCGCGAGTTCCACCGACACTTGCACACCTAgccgctcgtcgtccatgttgGTCCTCGAGCGCGCCGATTCATTCCACCGCGTATGGTGGATCGTgatgctcgatctcgtgcTTTGGTTCGtccaacgtcgacgcttACGCTCGCAAACTGCGCTCGACAACGCACGCGCTCTCATCGCGGCGCAACTACGCTCCGCTGACGGCACGCATTTCACGCCCAACTCTCGCTCTTCgcacctcgatccagctcgtgCTCATCGAGCCTAACACCTCGTCTTGAACTTGGCGCTTCACGCTCGCACTCTGGTGCTTGGCTCGACGTGCATCTCGAATAATGCTCGACACCTTGGTAGTATGCACATTCGTAAATCTATGCGTCGTCGAATGCTTCTGTAGCTCCGTCACGAGTACGAGCGTCCGATTCCAGTATTGctcaaagtcgtgagtgtgaggTGGCTCTTGGGCACGCTTGTTGAAtacacgaatcacgagaaTCGGTCACAAGCATACCCGATTTGGTGAGAGTCTCGAGCTGCTAGTCTGGCGGATGCGACGCCCAGTGCCAACGAACGAGCCATGGTACGCGGTGCTTTTCATGAGGCTTGCGATGGATTGTGAGGCAACAACCACTTGACTGCGGCGATACGCATatgtcgtcgctgtcaaGGCGAGCCAAGAGCCAGATGCGTGCTCTCTGCGGTCGAGTGCAAGCATGGTACTCAAATCCAGACATGGAGCGTTTCAAGAGCAAGCCTAAGTGATCTGGCTGGCGTGTTGGATCGAACCGCGATCGTGTGATGCCGAGATGGCGTGCATTCGATTCGTTTCGACATTATCAGCATGATAGATCGTGTACAAGGGATGCGACTGCTCTCGGATGGGCTGAATCTGTCGTCCTCGAGTAGACCGTGGTACGGGAAACGCGCAAACGCATGCGCACACGTCCAGCTGCTAGGCGGTCCACTGTGCCAAGCGCGCTACGCAACCGTTTGCGCACCGCACGCGTTTGGCTCGTCGATTGTCTGCGTGAGCAGTTGGTTTATGCCGGCAACTCAAACTTTTTGCCCTTCATCACTTTTGTAAAGTACACTGTTGACGCAATCCGGGCGGAGCAAAAGGGAGAGAAACATGTCAGTCGATAAAGTGGCCCAACGTGGCTGTGGTCTGCATGTGCGTCGAATGCGTCGAGAAACGCACCGTAGAAGAAATCGAGGTAGAGACCAGTCTGTACGAGACCcgagaggatcgagatgggGTCGATTTCGGTTTTTGAGACGTATCTGTATGCGAGCAAGGTGCAAGGTGCAAGGTCAGCGCTGTGTGCTTCGTGGCGCTTCTTGGTGTCGCATGTTTCGGCCAAACATACCGGTACAGCCAGTTGGGAATGTAGAGCGCTCTATACGCTCCGAGCGCAAAGATGTAGTGTGTGGTGATCgcctctgcctcgcctGTCCTCTGCAACATGAAGAGCTGAGGCAAGATGGCCACAGCCTCGAGGTAGATGCTGAACGTCCACATGATCTCCATAAAGTCGAAATGGTAGTGGAAGAGCAATGCCAAAACGAAGCAAGGACCCATGAGATACTCCAACTTGATCGTGTCGATAGCAGGATCGTGCGTCGGTCGGAACCTGATCTTCATCAGGTACAAGACATAGACCGACGAACCGATGAAGAAGATCTTCATCAAGAAACGGTAGAGCGAAGTTTCATGAAACAAGTCCATGTAGCGCGTCACAAAGACGATCGCGTAGAGCAGTTGGGTTTTGAACGAGATGCCTCGACATGATCTCGAGAGTTGGATCTTATGCAGCAGGATAAAGATGGACGCCAGATGGGCAAAGTCGCCCGCCAATCGGAAGATgttcatcgtcgtcgagagAGAAACggagaggaagagcggTGAGGGGGGGTGGGGGGTGCGAATNNNNNNNNNNNNNNNNNNNNNNNNNNNNNNNNNNNNNNNNNNNNNNNNNNNNNNNNNNNNNNNNNNNNNNNNNNNNNNNNNNNNNNNNNNNNNNNNNNNNACGGATCAGCGAtggttgatgatggtgtaGAAACAAACCTGAttacattcgtgactgtgactgtgactgcgGCCAGCTTTTTTTGGAATGATGGTCCCGCGTTCAAGGTGATGTGCTGGACTGTGCTCGCTCCACGCTTCAACTCAAGTCGCACGAGACGCGGCGAGCGCGtgcaactcacgactcacttGCCCATTGCGAACCACGAATTTGTGAATCAGTTGTcagtcaatcacgaaccgtgaatcacgaatcgtgaatgtcgtCGCCAGCCAAAACGCGTTCCACATGCCCGTCATTTGTGCTGCGAAATGACCGAGTCGGAGCTGAATTTAGCTGTAACTCTGCTTGATTCCGTgttgcattcgtgattcacgattcggccACGTAGCAGTGCGCAGCTGCCTCCAAGCACAAGCGCCATtcctgattcacgattcacgattcaaaaATAaatcaaaaaaaaaatcgtGAGGaccacacacacacacacacaaagGCCAAAGTCACTCACACGACCAGCTGCTCTCAatcgagaagcacgaattCAGTTCACTGCCGCATTCAAGCGTCAACGCTCAGCTCGGAGCGCTTCAGAGACACATGACACTTAGACGCCACGCTCTTcaaaattcgtgattggctgTGCAGATGGATCCTCCCATCTCCCGATCTACCGATGTGACTGCTcccgagtcgtgagtcgtgagtcgtgagtccaTGCAATCACCACACGACGTTTTGTGCacgcattcgtgattgcgtgCCAACGTTGACGCCTGATGCAGCCTCTTGCCAACATCGCCGATTGCAAGCTATTCAATGtaacactcgtgactgctcgcagctattcacgattggtgattcgcgattctgATCGTATGATCAACAAGCCTTGGCCAGCGGTGTGGTCCGTGTCAAGACTCCGCGGCTCTCAACCGGAGCTTCTCGCACCTTGAACTTGCTACACTGAGCCTCGCTTCTAGCCACGTCGTTAGCGCTCTTGGATCAGCCTGGTCTTCAGCGCTGACGCGTGTCAGGTACAAACGTGTTGTGGCGTGGCGTAAGACCTAGCCTAGGATGACAGTCACAAGCCCTTACCCTGACGTGAGCCTGACGCCAAAACTGTGGCAGGGCGCAAGCACAGTCGAGCGCCAACTGCATCGTGTGGAGCGTGCACCCAAGCAGCACTGAGTGCGACTGAGCTTTGGGATGCACAGAAACACTCAAGAGTACAGAGAAGAGACGAGAAGAGGCTTGTGATTCAACGTAGGTGCTATAGGGGCATACGAAAGCGAGCTGTGTCGTGGAAAATCATGAACGCTCAGCGCCAGACCATTGGAGGAGCCAGGTGTCTGCCGACGCGGTCAGCGTGCGCGGTTTGGTGGGGTGTATCTGGCCATCTGGACACGGTGGTGGATTTGGCATGTGAGATCAAGCCATCCGTGCACACGAGCCAGTCTTTGCCAGCGTGTTGTGGAGTGAAAGTGTATCGGGAGCAGCGCAGGTACTCTACCACAGGTTcggtggcgttggcgttggagTAGGTCATGTGGATGTGCGAGCCGGCGCTGTACATGGCGGATGTGATTTCGGCGAGTCTCGTGGTCGCGAATTCGCGCGCTGCTTGCACGTCGTCTTGCGGAAGCGATGCATCGCGGCGTGGACGGATGACTACGAGGTCGATCGCATCGCGCGGCAATTGTGCCGCACACGAAAGCGGGGCTGGGACGAACGACGATTCCAGCCGGTCCGTCACCATCGCATTGAGATACAAAAACGGTCCGTTGATCACCACGCTTGGCTCTTGGCTCACCGGCTCGAACGCTGCCGTCTCGGGAGAATAGCGTCCGACTGGACCTTCCAGCGTGAGCGTACCGTGTGTCCAGCGTGTAGCGTTGATCTGTGCAGCGGCTTTGAATCGGTCGATGCCCACGTACTTGTCGCGCATCTCGCGCGTATCCGCATCATGCAGGATCGCAGCATGCAGCGCATGCGACGTGACAAGGTGACTGATCAACCTCTTCTGCGTCCCCACATCCAGACTATTCAGCATCAGAGGTAACGGTGATAGCTTGCCTGTttcgtgcttgtcgagtgccgaagcgagcgagccaaCGCTGTTCAGCATCGTGCCGATCACGCATGttgcaagctcgccaacgcgCCGTACCGAAGCTACCTGTTCTTGTACGTCTTGCGTCCAGTCATGCGGATAGAGTGCCGAGAAGAGTGCGTTGGCGGTGCCTGCCGGGACAAGAGCCAAGCGAACGTCGAGTGCGATCGCGCCTTGGTCCGAGCAAAAGCCAGAGAGGTAGAGCCCATTTAGCAGCTCGTGCGTCGTCCCATCACCgccgatcgagacgatATCCAGTGCACGCTCGTCGTTGCAGCACAGCCAGTCGCGCGCTATCTCGCCACCGATACGTACACCGTCCGTCGCGCTCTGCGTCGTGCGCACCCGAACTCTACACCCAGCAGACCGCAAAAGAGGCTCGACGTGTTTCTCCGCTAACTCCTGCCCAAGCGCGCTCCCAGACGTCGGGTTCACAACCACTTCGATCCATCGCACCCTCGTACGCATATCCTCGGCCACACCGTTTGCCTTAGCGTCAGCCATCCAGTCTCGAAATCCCTGCGCATTCAGCGACGCCAACGTCagctcaacgtcgacgTGATCGTGTCATGCACAAACCCTGCACGCTgcgcagtcacgagtacgATGTGAATCGCGCATCTCATGCTTCCACCTAGTGCGCCAAtattcgtgactcacgagtcgtgattcgtgattcgtgattcgtgattcgtgatttcacACCCGTTCCGCCGTGCGCCGTGCCTGTTCGTTCTTCAAGGGTCCAATCCGCGCAATCAGTTAGCGCTGGCTCGTGCGTTTGACATGCCCTGATTCCCTCAAAACATCTCTCAGCTCGCCCAACGGTTCTTTCTGGTTGCCACACTGCTATTCACAATTtcgacaatcacgattgattgTCCTTGAGAAGTCATCTAccgtcacgagtcgtgcgAGTACAGCTGGCGAAACGACAAGAAAGGCCGTGTCAACGAGCAGGCTCAGTAGTAGCCGCCGCCTCGACAAACTCATGCGCCTCGTCCCTACTAATACTCCTGATACTGCTGACCTTGTTAGCATCGAACAGCACACCGTagtgcttcttggccaCTGTCACCATCTCGGGTCTGAACGTAGTTGTGATAAACTGCGCGTTCTCAGCGAGCTCCTTGATCATGTTGGCCACTGCGGTCCGGTAAAGTGCATCGAGATTcgcgtcgatctcgtcgaacAAGTAGAACGGTGCAGGATCGCATTTTTGAATGGCAAATACAGTAGCCAAAGCGACGAGCGATTTCTGTCCGCCGGACAGCTGTTGAATACGCAGTccttcgtcgagcttcgagtTGAAGCTCACCTTGATCGAGACGCCCGTATACGACTCTACTGGTGCgccatcgtcctcggaCTCGTCGGCGACACCGCCGCCCCCGCCACTGCCGCCGCCAGCGATGTCGGCTCGTCGCTGCATGATCAAGCGTCCGCGTCCGGCAGGGACGAGCTTTTCAAACACCTCTTCAAAGTACTTGCTCACCTGCTTGAACGTGcgctcgatcgcctcgtccttCCTCTGGTCCAACACATCGATCAACTCCTGGATGCTCTCGGcgctctgctcgagctcgcccCTGCGCTCCAACAGCTGATCGCGCTGCTTGGTAAACGAGTTGTACTGCTCCACCGCCTTCTTGTTGACGTGCGAATACTTTTTCAGCCTCTCGTTGACCTTGTGCAGGTTCTTGAGCAGTTTGTCCGCATTCGTGTTGATGTACTTTTCAAACGCTTCTTCCGGTAGGACGCCGAGATCGCGAATATCTTGATTGCACCGATCGCGCTGTTCCAACAGACGAGAGCGTTTCGACAGGTATCGCTCTACGTTCTTCTGTTGACGAGCGATGCTTCGCGCATCTTCCGCCTGGTCCGCTTTGGTCTTTTCGTACTTGGCCTGTGTGTCTTGGATCGATTGCGAGAGATGATCGAGTTCAGTTTCGATCGCTTTGATGCGTTTTTCGCGCTCAGCGATGCGACGTCGgagcgcctcgatctcg
The Mycosarcoma maydis chromosome 14, whole genome shotgun sequence DNA segment above includes these coding regions:
- a CDS encoding putative ER lumen protein-retaining receptor, which encodes MNIFRLAGDFAHLASIFILLHKIQLSRSCRGISFKTQLLYAIVFVTRYMDLFHETSLYRFLMKIFFIGSSVYVLYLMKIRFRPTHDPAIDTIKLEYLMGPCFVLALLFHYHFDFMEIMWTFSIYLEAVAILPQLFMLQRTGEAEAITTHYIFALGAYRALYIPNWLYRYVSKTEIDPISILSGLVQTGLYLDFFYVYFTKVMKGKKFELPA